The following is a genomic window from Fusobacterium sp. DD2.
TTAAAATTTAAAGCCTCTGGAACTTCCTTAAGCCATTCCTGAAGTTCGTCATCAAGTCCTAAGATTATATCTTTAGTATCTCGTTTTCGTGGAGTAAATCCGTTATTCCGCTCTGATTCTATTATTATTTCTAAATCACTTTGTAATTTAAGTAATCCTATAAATGTCATTTTTTACCTCCTAACACTATAAAAATGGAAAGTCCTCATCGTCCCAGCTATCATTATTAGTTTGAGCTATTTCCTTATTTTTAGGGCTTAATAATTCTATCGCTTCAACTACAACACTGTAAGTTATTCTGGTTTCATCTTTGATTTTATATCTTCCCATCTGTAACCTTCCACTTACACCAACACGATCTCCTTTATGGACATATTTCTTTATAATATCCGCCTTAACTCCAAAAGCTACACACTTTATAAAATCAGCTTCGTCTGTTTTAAAAGGCCTATTTACAGCAATTGAAAATTTACAATAGTCAGATCCACTTTGTGACATATTAAACTCTGGATCCCAAGTAAGTCTCCCGATTAAATTTACATTATTCAATTTCATTCCTCCTCAGTAACTTATCTATTTCCTTTTTTTCTACGAAGCTACACACTAAATCAATTATTTTAGTGGTAGCATAGAAACAGCAAAAGAAATAATAAATTTCAATCTCATTCACACCTAATTTAAAACCTGTATAATAAATTAGGGCATTAACAAGCGCTCCAACGATAGCTGCTTGATTTGCTACTTTATCCAGTCTTGCATAAAACTCTGTTCTGTTATTTGCTTTTCTACCTGTAATTGCATCATCTACTAGAGTACTGTAAGCTACGAAGTATGCTCTGGTAATAGCGTTTAATGCATTACTTAGTAAGATAAGTACTAATCCAAATTCTAAATTCCAAAGTAATATTATATAGGCAAATACTGTTGTCACTGTTTCAATACATTGGATAGTCAAGTACTTATGATTTAAAAATTGAATCTTATGGTGTGCCAGTTGCTCCTGTAATTTACATCTATATAAATCAGATAAGTAATTAACTAACTTCAGTATGCTAGTCCATAGAGGTAAGGCAAACACACCGAGTAGCAAATATAACACGGCTCCAGAACATGCCGTATTAAAGCTAGTTATTGCGCAATTTGTTTTTATTATTGTGAATAGTTGCTTATATCTTTTATCCATTTAATCCTTCCATCATAATAAGATAGCCCCTAATACTCCACATGCAATAAGGGCTATTGCGAGTATTACTAGGCTTCCTAACCCATTGCGCCACATCTCCAAGAAAAAATCGAAAGCACAGACTAAAGCGTAACCAATTTCAAATACAACTACTCCTATAAATATTCCAATTAAGAATTTCATCACCATTCTACTGATCCCCCTCTTCAGGTTCAAACTTTGAAAAAATTAATCTATATGTTTTATCAGTAAGTTTACGTATTTTCTCATCCATAAACCAAAACATTTTTTCAAATAGATCATTTATCATTTCTGCAACTGCTGCAATCACAGCTATCTCGATTAGGAATATAATTAAATAAAAAGCATTAATTTTTCCAGTTGTTTTCTTGTAGTATTTCAGATACATTGTCATACCTTTATAGTTTTGTTTATTAATATCTTTGAAGCATATACAAATAAAAAAAATTCTTAAGATAATCATTATTAGTATAATAAGTTGCCATATTTTCATGCTTAATCCTCCCTATATGGTGGTAGTAATCTATTAGTTTACTACCACCTAACCATTTTATTTAGTAGTAAATCCTGCTATTTCAGTAACTTTGTAGGTCTTACCTGATATCCAGCATCGTGATAATAATTCAGTACTAACTCGAGTTCATCTATATCATCACATTCTTCAACAACATAGTAATCTCCATAACTTTTTACAAAACTAAGTACAACTTCATCAGTAAAGAAATGGTCCTGCTGCTTTATACATGTGTATCCTTTTTGAGTTTCTCTCTCAATTATTGATTCGGCATTACTTTTAACTGTTTTTATTTGCCTCATGCCTATTCAACTCCCTGGATTAGCTTTAAGATTTGGCTCTTCACTTCATCAAAGTTAAGCACATATCCAGACTTTAAAACTGAAGTTACACAATCTGAGCCTTTTAACATATCCAATTTTATTTCTTTTTCAGCTATAAATATTTCAGCGCATTGGTTCAGGTTGAAAATTCTCAAATTTCCATTCATAAAAATACATTTCAGTAACATTTTGCTCCTCCTATAATAGAAAATATTTCAGTGCAGCGGCTGCAAGAACAACCGCATACACTTGATAAAAATTTAAGTTTATATCATTCACATAGCATAAGTAACAAATCAGATATGTGA
Proteins encoded in this region:
- a CDS encoding single-stranded DNA-binding protein, whose product is MNNVNLIGRLTWDPEFNMSQSGSDYCKFSIAVNRPFKTDEADFIKCVAFGVKADIIKKYVHKGDRVGVSGRLQMGRYKIKDETRITYSVVVEAIELLSPKNKEIAQTNNDSWDDEDFPFL